The Pseudomonas fragi DNA window TCCAGAACGCCGCTGATCTGACGACTCACGATTGCGCAGTCATCCACCAGTACGCCGCCTTCCTTGTCGATATACACACGCAACATTGAATGGCGGCCTTGAGCCGAAAATTCAATACCCCAGCATTCATAGCCAAGGGCCACGACCACCGGGGCCAACAAGTCCTGCAACTGTTCTAGCTTGCTCGACACCTGAACCCCCTAGTGCATGTTTGTGCATGCTGTGCAAAATGAAAAAATGGGCGAAGCGCCCATCTCTGAAACGTCGTTGAATACCGACGCTATAAAGTGTCCAGCTAACAAAAAGCCCCTGAAAAGGGGCTCCGCTGAAACTGGTTGCGGGAGCCGGATTTGAACCGACGACCTTCGGGTTATGAGCCCGACGAGCTACCAGACTGCTCCATCCCGCGACAAAGCTGGAGCGGAAGTATACGGTTGATCCCTTGACGGGTCAATCTAACCTTCCACATACAAGAAAGCCCGCTACTGCGGGCATTCTTGATAATTGGTACCGAGAAGGGGACTCGAACCCCTACACCCTATGGGCACAACCACCTCAAGGTTGCGTGTCTACCAATTCCACCACCTCGGCAATACAACGTTTACATCATGAAACCCGTTTTACTTTTGCTCTTGAGCTGGAGGTACGTCAGTCGCAGGAGTTGCCGACTTTTGCTCTTGAAGCACCGGAACATCATCTGAAGCCGGTTTTTGCACTGGCACTTCCAACACCGCTGGGTTTGGCAAACCTACTTGAGTCAGCTGTTCAGCTTTCTCTTTAGCAAAGTAACCTAACCCTAAGCTGGTTATGAAAAAACCTGCGGCAAGTATAGCAGTAAACTTACTAAGAAAGGTAGAGGAACCTTGGCTTCCGAACACAGTATTTGATGCACCTGCGCCGAAAGATGCTCCAGCATCCGCTCCCTTGCCCTGTTGCAGCAAAACCAGGGCAATCACACCCAATGCTGTCAACAGATGAAACACAGTTACGACGTTATCCAGCATTTTCAGTTTCCTGCGGCACGAATGATCGCACCGAACTCATCTGCATTCAGGGAAGCCCCACCAATGAGTCCCCCATCGATATCCGGCATGCTGAACAGTTCGACCGCATTGGCCGCCTTCACGCTGCCGCCGTATAGAAGCCGCACACCTTGTGCCACTTCAGAATTCTTTTGCGCCAGCTGTGCGCGAATGGCCGCATGCACATCTTGCGCTTGCTGTGGCGATGCGGTCAGCCCGGTGCCAATGGCCCAGACCGGCTCGTATGCAATCACGGCATTTACAAAAGCATCGATGCCAAACTCGTCAATCACGGCATTCAGCTGACGCTCTACCACTTCAAGCGTTTGTCCCGCTTCGCGCTGCTCCAGGGTCTCCCCTATGCACAGCACTGGCGTCAAGCCAGAGGCTTGGGCCGCTGCAAACTTGCGGTTGAGTGTCTCATCCTGCTCACCCAGAATCAGGCGGCGTTCAGAGTGCCCCACAAGCACCAGCTTGCAACCTGCGTCTGCCAACTGGCTAGAGGAAACCTCACCAGTCAGCGCGCCCTGCCCCGACTCCACCGCAGCATCCTGAGCACCGACCGAAATCGCTGCGCCTTGCAAGCCATTGATAACACGATCAATAAACAGCTGAGGCGGAAATACTGCAACATCAACATCGTTTGGCAGGACCAGACCACGCAGACCGTCGATCAGCTCAGCGACGCTGGCGCGGGTACCGTGCATCTTCCAGTTACCAGCTACCATAGTGCGACGCATGCTTTACCTCGTCGGTCAAAGTGGGCGCAGATGTTACCCAACCAAATCAAAGCTGGCAAGCCGAATTCAGGAACAAACTTCACTTACCAGTTTTGCCAGCTCTTCGGCGTAGCCGCGAACCATGTTTTCGTCATCACCTTCGACCATGACACGCACCAGAGGCTCTGTTCCAGACTTGCGCAGCAACACGCGACCACGACCGTTCATGGCCGCCGTCACTCGCGCGCACGCCGCCTTGACCTCGGGATGCTCAACCGGATTGACACCGCCAGCAAAACGAACATTCAGCAACACTTGCGGGCACTTGCGTAGCGCCTGGCGCGACTGGGCCAGGCTTTCTTCGCGACGACGCAAGGACAGCAGCACCTGCAGCGCCGCAATGATCGCATCGCCCGTCGTGGTGTGCTGGAAGCACACGATATGCCCGGAGTTTTCACCCCCTACCAGCCAGTTACGCTCTTGCAGGGCCGCGATCACATAACGGTCGCCCACATTGGCGCGCACGAACTCAATACCCAGGTCAGCCAATGCCAGCTCAAGGCCAAGGTTGCTCATCAGGGTACCGACAACACCACCCTGCAATTTGCCACGCTCATGCAAGTCACGGGCAATGATAAACAACAGCTCATCGCCATCGACCACGGCACCGGCATGGTCAACCATCAATACCCGGTCGCCGTCGCCATCAAAGGCAATACCCAGGTCCGCACCTTCAGCCACCACGGCCGCCTGCAACTGACCCATATGGGTCGAACCGCAGTTTTCGTTGATGTTCAGGCCATCAGGCTGAGCCGACAGTACAACGACTTGAGCACCCAGCTCCTTGAAAACACTTGGCGCAACCTTGTAGGTCGCACCGTGGGCGCAATCGAGAACAATCTTCATGCCGCTGAATTTGGTGCTGCTTGGCACGCTGCTTTTGCAAAATTCGATATAACGACCCGGCGCATCATTGATCCGCGAGACCTTGCCGAGCTTGTCGGAGTCGACAACCGTCATCGGCGCATCCAGCAACTCTTCGATCATCAGTTCAACGTCGTCAGGCAGCTTGGTGCCCTCGCCGGAAAAGAACTTGATGCCATTATCGTCATGGGGGTTGTGCGAAGCGCTGATCACGATGCCCGCTTCCGCATGGAAGGTACGGGTCAGGTAGGCAATGGCCGGCGTGGGCATAGGCCCCAGCAGCATCACATCCGCCCCGGCAGCCGACAAACCGGCCTCAAGGGCCGATTCAAACATGTAGCCCGAAATACGCGTGTCCTTGCCTACCAGGATGCGGCAAGCACCCTTGCTGCGAAACGCCATGCCCGCTGCCCAGCCCAACTTGAGCATAAAGTCAGGGGTAATCGGATAAACGCCGACCCGACCACGAATACCGTCGGTGCCAAAATACTTCTTTGTCATAAGTGCTCCATCATTCTTAGTCGGCGGCATCTACCGCTGCGATCATCCGTACCACATCAACTGTTTCGGCAACATCATGGACACGCAAAATACGCGCGCCCTTGGTCATCGCCAATGCCGCAAGAGCCAGGCTGCCATAGAGCCGCTCCGCAACTGGCCGGTTCAGTGTCTGCCCGACCATGCTTTTACGTGACACGCCCACCAGCAAAGGCCGACCCAGTGCATGCAGGGCCTCCATATGCTTGAACAGGCTCAAATTGTGCTGCAAGGTTTTGGCAAAACCAAACCCCGGGTCCAGCACGATGCGCTCAGGCCCGATGCCTGCTGCTGCACAACGCACCATGCTGTCAGCCAGAAACGCCGACACCTCGCCGACCAGATCTTCGTAGCGGGGATTGTCCTGCATGTCACCGGGCTCGCCGAGCATATGCATCAGACACACCGGCAAGCCGGTGGCTGCTGCAGCCTGCAAGGCCCCTTCACGGCGCAGCGAGCGCACGTCATTGATCAACCCTGCGCCAAGGCGCGCAACCTCGGTCATGACCATTGGCGCGGATGTATCGACCGAAATAATCACATCCAGTTCCCGAGCGATACGCTCGACAACCGGCGCGACCCGGTCGAGTTCCGCCTGCGGGGAGACCACAGGCGCTCCAGGGCGGGTTGACTCGCCACCAACATCAATCAGGGTCGCACCGGCCAACACCATCGCCTCTGCATGGCGCAGAGCCGCGTCCAGCGGTGCGA harbors:
- the secG gene encoding preprotein translocase subunit SecG, with amino-acid sequence MLDNVVTVFHLLTALGVIALVLLQQGKGADAGASFGAGASNTVFGSQGSSTFLSKFTAILAAGFFITSLGLGYFAKEKAEQLTQVGLPNPAVLEVPVQKPASDDVPVLQEQKSATPATDVPPAQEQK
- the tpiA gene encoding triose-phosphate isomerase, encoding MRRTMVAGNWKMHGTRASVAELIDGLRGLVLPNDVDVAVFPPQLFIDRVINGLQGAAISVGAQDAAVESGQGALTGEVSSSQLADAGCKLVLVGHSERRLILGEQDETLNRKFAAAQASGLTPVLCIGETLEQREAGQTLEVVERQLNAVIDEFGIDAFVNAVIAYEPVWAIGTGLTASPQQAQDVHAAIRAQLAQKNSEVAQGVRLLYGGSVKAANAVELFSMPDIDGGLIGGASLNADEFGAIIRAAGN
- the glmM gene encoding phosphoglucosamine mutase, whose protein sequence is MTKKYFGTDGIRGRVGVYPITPDFMLKLGWAAGMAFRSKGACRILVGKDTRISGYMFESALEAGLSAAGADVMLLGPMPTPAIAYLTRTFHAEAGIVISASHNPHDDNGIKFFSGEGTKLPDDVELMIEELLDAPMTVVDSDKLGKVSRINDAPGRYIEFCKSSVPSSTKFSGMKIVLDCAHGATYKVAPSVFKELGAQVVVLSAQPDGLNINENCGSTHMGQLQAAVVAEGADLGIAFDGDGDRVLMVDHAGAVVDGDELLFIIARDLHERGKLQGGVVGTLMSNLGLELALADLGIEFVRANVGDRYVIAALQERNWLVGGENSGHIVCFQHTTTGDAIIAALQVLLSLRRREESLAQSRQALRKCPQVLLNVRFAGGVNPVEHPEVKAACARVTAAMNGRGRVLLRKSGTEPLVRVMVEGDDENMVRGYAEELAKLVSEVCS
- the folP gene encoding dihydropteroate synthase produces the protein MTSVQSSTRLPCGNRVLDLAHTHVMGILNVTPDSFSDGGRFAPLDAALRHAEAMVLAGATLIDVGGESTRPGAPVVSPQAELDRVAPVVERIARELDVIISVDTSAPMVMTEVARLGAGLINDVRSLRREGALQAAAATGLPVCLMHMLGEPGDMQDNPRYEDLVGEVSAFLADSMVRCAAAGIGPERIVLDPGFGFAKTLQHNLSLFKHMEALHALGRPLLVGVSRKSMVGQTLNRPVAERLYGSLALAALAMTKGARILRVHDVAETVDVVRMIAAVDAAD